The DNA sequence atacagaatctggtCAACACATGGGACCTTTTGTAGAGTACTTAcaaagaaaatggtatagttgcccaatacactatgcctggttcacctgagcaaaatggcgttgctgaaaggagaaatcacactctcatggatatggttagaagcaTGATGAGTAGATCAAATCTTCCTGAATTTTTATGAGGTGAAGCACTTATggctgcaacttatattttaaatcgtgttcccaaaactccttttgagttgtggactgggcggaagcctagtctgaatcatcttcgtgtatggggttgtccagctgaagtaaagatttatgatcctaatttgaaaaggttagatccgagaacaaatcactgttatttcattggttatccaatgcactcaaaaggctatcacttttactgtcctactcgtggtacgcgaattgttgaatctcaaaCTGCTAAATTTctagaatttgatgttgctgaaaatattccttcaacatctcttgaaatgggggagtcatctaaaggaatttttattcctatgtcattttcaaaagatgataatagtagtcttaATCCTACTCCAattggtaatgctcccattgttgatgaatacattgctcccgatatcAAAGATGGTgagggtcctattattgatgaagggcctattaatgaaGAAGCTCATCTTTTTAATGAGgatcctgttattgaagaaattccagttgtggaagatgttattcaaaataATGATCAACAAATAGAAGTTATTCCAaaagtacctcctctaagaagatctcggagacaaaagaagtcaacaaagtgtcatgataattttgtttaccttggagaaggagaatatgatattgatcattttgtggatcttgtcacttttagtgaagcacttaatagtccacaatcttcaaaatggttagcagctacggatgatgagatcgactccatgaagaaaaatggtgtatgggagctagttttattacctgatggttttaaagcaataggttgtaagtggagattttaaaaactaaaagggataaaaagggacagattgaaaggtttaaagcacgTTAAGtagctaaaggctttactcaaagagaaggtattgattacactgaaactttctcacctgtttctactaaagattcattcagaattattatggccttagttgcgcattttgatttagagttgcatcaaatggatgttaaaactgctttctaaatggagaattgaatgaggaagtctatatgtcccaacctgaaggctacaaggagaatggaaaagaaaatttggtttgcaagttaaaacgatccatttatggtctcaaataaGCATCacccagtggtacttgaagtttgacaaggttgtgacatcgtttggtttcatagagaacaagtttgaccagtgtatttatatgaagatcagtggaagtcattatatttttcttgttctttatgtagacgaCATTTTACTTACCAGCAGTtatttgtcattactaaatgagaccaaaatttTTCTATCTACCAATTTtaatatgaaagatcttggagaggcatcgtatgttttggggattgagatccatcgtgacaggaatcgaaaagttcttggcttatctcaagaagcttacattaatcgtgtgctcaaaaggttcaacatgaatttatgtaaagctggttctgttcctattctgaaaggggacaagttcactaagcaacaatgtcctaagaacgacttagaaagaggagcaatgaagaacatcccttatgcaagtgtagtagggagtttgatgtatgcttaggtttgcactcgacctgacatagctttcgtagtcaatgttcttgggagatatttatctgatcctgaccatgatcattgggttgcagccaagaaagttttgagatatttgcaaagaacgaagagttttatgcttgtgtataagcatattgacaatcttcgagttgttggttattcagattcaaattttagtcaacttctggctatattttcaccttgcctagtgctgctatttcttggaagagtgttaaacagactttgatcacatcatctactatgtatgctgagtttgttacttgttatggggcatctttgcaatctttgtggctgaagaattttatttcggagatacgagtggttgattctatgtccacacctatgctaatctattgtgataataatgctactgttttcttttcaaagaataacaagattagtaaTGCTTCTAAACaaatggaaataaagtatctcactgtcagagacttggtcaagaaatgAGACATTGTCAATCAAAATTGCAAGACTGAGTCGATGTTagcagatcctctaaccaaaggttAAGTGTTgtgttgtttaataaacatgttgttaatatgtgtattttagaatcttttgatcttttgggttagtgggagttttgttttctgtttgtttttagaaattattatttataattttctaaataaagttatgaactacattttatgtttcaatattttattattgaatggatatgttttcaattatgttttgttatattctcgagaatgattgaattaaAAGCATatggttcatattgttgtgatcattgtcttttaaatttatttgcttaatgacaatgatattttgttggcttaatttttTACGCATATTTAGTGACACTAACTTATTTTAAGTAGTGTATgattaatttcactggcttatttattgaGCATCACAATAttagtgaaattgaggactgataaagatattatgttattttaaattgatcacatgttgaaaataattccttaccacactactagacttattgaccatgtcgattttaatactttggtatttgtgattatgaatgtcttttgttgagttaaaaacaatatgattgtcatagttcattatcaaaggttaaattggaccggtatgttgagatgctatcagagaattATCAATTTTAAAGTGGCCATAAATGTTTTCcagttgttcaacccatgagtcgttttcaaacaaaattattttaatataatatatatgtataaaaattaatgtagcccaagtgggagaatgttagactttttatttgggcttacattaaattttattggttttattaaaacttgggttgattgtatagttctttgctgtgttagcccatattgttggtgatcaattgttaatgggtttagcatctgtgtgtaaagtctaggtgaagcagaagtgtgggcttttctagttaactgaagcctttgatgagaaGGCCCAATCCAACTAgagttttgtagctaagtcccctccataactctataaatacatattgtctcatcacaattgtataccttttgataatcagataaataaactgcttctgatttataGATCTaaggaggaagacttagttgatagtattatACTATCAAATTGCGGTAATcactatggatcaatcaggtatgcatatacttaattatcatatattattatcgtgttctatattatatacaaatagattttgagtttattgttaatttatctaacatcaCATTGTTTACAAACTATGTAAGTATTATACTTATTAACTACAATTaaacacaatatatattatatttcattaaaaaaatactacaaGTAAAATATTTCTTTATTCACACCGATTtatctaaaaattaatattgtttCTCTTTGTAGAGGCAATCGAATACATTActcaattaattttatatatttatatataaatatctaaattaaaattaatatattttttttatacatttgattattttcttttcatttacttataatatttgttttttttttatttcatagtTACTTTGAATATACATCTtaattagtttatgtatatacATCTTAATTGAGTTTAAAAAATGTAGCACTAGGAAAGAGAAGAGACAAAAATATtcatcaattaaaataataatattagtctaacttaaaaaattgatacaaataattaatattataaataataatagtaattgttgaccgaggttttcggcaaccagttaaataatatatataggaaaagcTGTAGAAAGTTTAATgcatgagatttttacgtggttggggcattaatgagccttagtccatgagtcttttttattaatgagagtacttattacagagaatgttcttggtggattTCTCTCCTATTTTCTCTCTTTGATTCTTTTAAACCCAGAATGTTCGACCAACCCTTTTTCAGTATGTttgtggggtatttatagtgtttatctggggtgatccctaggaaTGGATCACTTGTCTTTCTGTGTTAACTTCATAGGGGCACATATTCCTAGCAGATACAAAATAGGAAGTACATGACCTATACCGTAGGTATCTTAGGAGTTAGGTGGATATAATCTTTTTTCCCCTCTTGATTGATGTATGATTCCTCATAAAGTATTCGTCACTAGCCTTATTGATTACAGTGTAATAGCCGAAAAAGGGGGATTACGCCATCTGTCATGTCGTTTATGGAGATTTCAATACATCTtcccccatgcggcattaaatgcgaagtGATTGTTCAAGAGATTTCAATACCTCCCCGAACTACCTTGGCATGTCTCTAACCTCCCGGAGGGTAAAGATACTCCTTATGTCTCCTCCGGGAGACACCTTCCCTGAGACACTCCTCTTTCGTTTAAGACTTAGTTGATTTCCTTAAGTGCTGGTCCTTACGGCTCCACGTGTCATCCTTATCCAGGTCCACGTAATTTGGGAAAAATCAAGGGCAACAgtaataaaaaagataacaaatcATGATtcattttctaccgtacaacatttcatagggagccatctcTATTGTACTTTaatagctattgttgtaggaaaACTTTATCAAAGGAAAGTATTTTCTCCATGAACCCTCGAAGTCCATAATACATGCTCGTAGTAAATCTTCTAATATATGTATTGTCTTTTCAGACtgtccatcagtctgagggtgaaaagtTGTGTTGAACATACGCTTTGTACCCATAACTTTCTGAAGACTCACTCAAAATTTCAATGTAAATTTTAGATATCTATCTAAAGCAATGGATTTTGGAGCCCCATGAAAACGTACTATTTCCTTTACATACAACTTCGCATACTGATCCACGGTTAAGTGGTTTTCACCGGCAAAAATTGTGTTGACTTTGTGAAAtggtccactatgacccatgcTGAATCATACAATTCTGTGGTTATAAGTtaaccaaccacaaagtccattgtaatatcttcccacttcaACTCACGGAGCGTTAATGATTGTAATAACCGTGCCAGTTTCTGATGTTTTGCTTTGATTTGTTGATAAGTTAAGCACTTGGACACATATTTTACTACGTCTTTCCTCATTCCGCACCACCAAtaatagggtttcaaatcctagTACATTTCGGTAGTTCCTGGATACAATGAATAAGACGTATTATGAGTCTCATCAAGTATTTTTTTTGTGAGCTCATCACTACTCGAAACACAAACTTGAGTTTTATAAAGTAGCATTCTATTATTCGAGATTGAGAGGTACTTAGGCTGACCCGCCAATATTTCCTCTCAAATCTTGACCAACTCAGAATCTTCCAACTGCACTTTTCTGATTCTTTCTAATAAGTCTAATTAAAGTGTCAGGTTATGTAGTTTCCCAATCATGAACTCAATTCTGACTTTAACCTATAatttttactaatttagttttagtcataacacgtattgtgactaaaaacacgtttagtcacaacaaattgtgatttttgtgaaTAACAATTTTAACTTCGGgtcttttaatcacaacataagaatgttAATACCATTTTGGcaactgtattttgtaaaagttacaaaTTAGAatatctgttttgttaaataataaaataaaccctatattttctaaaatagtaaaaataaaaccctaagcttaattttcgataactttttttataatataactaacttgaacataattcctaacacgaacatataaaaaaaaatataaacagttttatcataacacatttagatcgaattattattaaattttattttacaaaaaattaattcataatcttatttgtacaatttaaaaaatacaaaatttattatgTCATGACAAAATAGAAAATCTAATCAtcaataacttttataaaaagcATAGTCCAAAATATTTACCCTTTATAATTAGTattagtaaatatttttttttggtagtgGTGGTGCTCTAAGCTAGATTTGAATAGGATAACTAAATGTTAAACACTTCTCGAAATCACAATGAAAACATTCATAACCTTAGtaaccaacaacaacaacagtgatcaacaaaatatttatatactacGTACGTAGCTACATAGAGATAACTCTTAATTCTTAAACCTAAAGATCAACCCGGCTACTAATTTTCCATATTTGGGTTACCTATATAATCAGCTATAGCGTAGATTAGTTTAGTCTATACTTTCATGCACGAAGCTATATAGGTTTCGTAATAATATAAGTACAGTACATTTGAAATTTCCTTATATCTTCAAAACCAGTTCTTGAAAACTGCTTCACCAGTACTAGTACTAACGAAGTTAAAACCTTCTCCAATGGGCCTGGAAAATGATGAGTGTGAGGAGTGTGGAGATGACTCACCCTCATAACTATTTTGTACGTTCACATTCAAAGCCATCGACCCTGAGCTGTTGTTAATATTATTCCTTGAAGAAGAGTGACCAACATTATTAACATACGATTTAAGAGATGGAGTAGTAGCATTAGGAGTACAGTTCATTGTCGTATGTGAATGAGATTGAGTAGTTTGCTGCTGTGTTTGAAGATCCTGTATTTCTTCAACCATTGGCTTCCATAGCCTTACCCTTGAGTTTATAAACCAATTCGAAACCTGCCCAAATGAAAATTAATCAGTTACTGTAGTGTTACACAACAGTACTTAAAAATTAATGCACGATTCAATTAATGGAAAAAGATTCACTCACTTGAGTCCTTGATAGCCCAGTTTGTTGAGCCAGCATTTGCTTCTCCGAATCGGTAGGATACCTTAAcaaaaataaacacaaaacaacatgacgttacttataatttgttttttatattttaatatccccccaaaaaaaaaaaggataaacAGAATTTGTACGGATGAAGGAAGTGCTCAAAGAGCCATTTTCTGAGTACGGCAACAGCGTGTTCAGGGAGTCCTCTTTGGGATCGCCAAGCAGAACGGGGAAAATTTGTTAAGTTGTGAATTGGGTTACGAGCTAGGCCTGTTTTAGATGCCCAAACTAATCTCGAAATGCGATCATCTTTAACACCactagtattattattattattattattattggagtaATCAAAGCCAGCTGTACTAGTACGACTACTATTACTTGCGTTGTTTTTGGCATTGGCAGAGGAGGAGTTGATGAGTTGGTCCATAATGGAATTTTTCAAGGAACCAAAGTGGTTTGAAATGGCTCTCGTAGCAGAAGAGACAAACGGTGCTGCGTTTCCAAGCCCAGCCACTGTTTCAAACGACCTAACCACTGATTGTATCTGTTGGCAGTATAGCTTGCATCTCTTGTAAacctaattaacaaataattatcattaatttttataattatttatttatagagtGTCCCATCAGACATATAATCATGAGGGACCTATATCTATATCCATAGCTAGTGGTAGTGGACAGGAGAGcgtctcacatttcgataaccTTCTTTAACAAGTAATGTTGTTCATCTCTTCTTCAAGAGAAACATTAATAATAATGGTTTTCACAATACAGATAAAACAAATAGATatgtataaaagtaaaaaaaaaaaagttgaactgGGAAATTTAAAATTGACAAGACAATAcatcttttttaatttctttttctgtAGTAGACTACTGCATCAGATCAAATCAAATAATCTATACCCGAGATATTGATTCCAAACTGACACTACTGTAACCATCAAATCATCATTATTTTTCTTCAACAAAAACAAATGACCATCTCCTTGACTATACTAaactaggaaaaaaaaatatacatattttcgacagtaaataaaatattgatattaaaacgaaaataataaaaaataaaacaaaaagctAAGTCACGAGGAGATATACAAGATTAGGGTTTGGAATGAAGTCTCTATATTCAATtatgaaatataataaaatgaatttattttaataaaaaaaatgtacaaaaaattaaagagactaAAATATCATCAGACTCATACTTAGGATCAACTTGCGAGAGTAATTGATAGCAAGAACAAATTAAAGTGAAACTAGCTAATacaaatttaacaaaaaaactttacccttatttttaattatttggtaACTAATAAGGAAAGTGTAGCATCTTAAAACAAGctgaacataaaataaaaataacttgaattttttaagtaatgTCTACGTAAAAATAAGTACCTCATCCAGCATGAAAATTAGCCTCGAGTTCTTAAACTGATACCCAACCCAATCACTCACACCAGTCGGATATTTACAACCCAGATCATCGTCCGTTGGTTCGCTCCAAACCCTGCGACCCGACCCGCAAAACTCCTCCAGAAGTTGTTGTGCGGGCTTCAAAAAACTCGAACGCTTCAGAATAGAAGCGTAGCCAGTGAACGGACCCAATGGAACGCAGCTTCTCAATCTAGAGTCCGGAAACGACAAACGATCCAGCGGCCGTAACGAAACGACACCGTTTCGCATGTCGTCGGAGAAAAGTCGGTGGAGGGGTTGTGATGGAttcgatgatgatgatggtggtgGTGAGTTGGTGGGCGTTGCATGGCGATTAGAAGACGGTAATGAGATTTGGTCATTGTGAAAAGTAAAAGCGGCGTCGTTTGGGGGGAAAATGGAGAGTGAAGGTTGTTGTGAGCGAGGAGTAGTAGGAGTAGGACTGGTTTGGAAGAGTAATGGTGCAGAATATTGGAGTTTATTTTCTGTTCTCACTACCTTTTGGGGTACATGAAAAAGTTCAAAACCCTCCGCCATGGATAGATAACTTTGAGCAAAGTTATTATTGCTGGAGAAAATAAGAAGATATgtatggagagagagagagagagagagagagagagagagagagagagttgtggCTTAATTTTGGATGTTTAAGCTTATTATTAGCTGACAAAGAAAGACTCATACACACGAGTACTCTTTTGTTTGTCCATTGGTACACTCATCATCTCATCTTGTCTATATATATAAGCAATGTTCAAcgtcaaatctaattataaattattttacattataATTTAAGAGATATTGAGAATCCAACATTAATTATTTGGCATATTCGACACCCGTTAATGAAAATTAAGTAATAACGTTATAATTTAAGAGATATTGAGAATCCAACATTAATTTAAGAGATATTTTACATTATAACTGTTGCAATATAAATTAAGTAATAACGttaatgaaaattgaaaaataagatagtaataataaataaattataataacaaaCACTTACAATGTCTTCTGCTGAAGCACCACttggatttttattttcaatttggttGATACATCCCCTTAATTTTGCAACTGCACTATTAATAGTAGACATTCGAGTTTGCAAAGATCTTACTGGGCGAGGTTTATTACTAAATTTTCCATCTTTGTGGTACTCTGATTGAACTCTTGCCCAAAAATTATTACCTGATTGGTTTCTTCCTACGATTGGATCTTGAGAAATGTCAACATAGACATGACACAAGTGCACATCTTCCTCTACTGAGTAAGAAGAACCGCGAATGGAAGacatttttgaagaaaatataGCTATTTAGGAAATATGTTGAAGAGATGTGATCAAATTGAATGAGAAGTGTGAGATTATATAGGAAAGGAAAATACATTGCAACGGTTGAGATCGTGGTGAAATGATATCAGCGGCCAAGATTAAACTGTGAGATTTCTTGTCTTTTACTTTTGGAATCAGAAGATAAGGATGTGATGTGACAACACACTGCAACGGTTGAGATCGTGGTCAAATAATTTCAGCGGCCAAGATTAAATCACTAGAtttcttatcttttaattttggaATCAGAAGATAAGGTTGTGATGTGACAACACACTGCAACGGTTGAGATCGTGGTGAAATAATTTCAGCGGCCAAGATTAAACTGAGATTTTTTGTCTTGTAATTTTGGAATCAGAAGATAAGGTTGTGATGTGACAACACACTGCAACGGTTGAGATCGTGGTGAAATAATTTCAGCGGCCAAAATTAAACTGTGAGATTTTTTGTCTTGTAATTTTGGAATCAGAAGATAATAATGTGATGTGACAACACACTGCAACGGTTGAGATCGTGGTGAAATGATATCAGCGGC is a window from the Cannabis sativa cultivar Pink pepper isolate KNU-18-1 chromosome 1, ASM2916894v1, whole genome shotgun sequence genome containing:
- the LOC133030573 gene encoding BEL1-like homeodomain protein 9 codes for the protein MAEGFELFHVPQKVVRTENKLQYSAPLLFQTSPTPTTPRSQQPSLSIFPPNDAAFTFHNDQISLPSSNRHATPTNSPPPSSSSNPSQPLHRLFSDDMRNGVVSLRPLDRLSFPDSRLRSCVPLGPFTGYASILKRSSFLKPAQQLLEEFCGSGRRVWSEPTDDDLGCKYPTGVSDWVGYQFKNSRLIFMLDEVYKRCKLYCQQIQSVVRSFETVAGLGNAAPFVSSATRAISNHFGSLKNSIMDQLINSSSANAKNNASNSSRTSTAGFDYSNNNNNNNNTSGVKDDRISRLVWASKTGLARNPIHNLTNFPRSAWRSQRGLPEHAVAVLRKWLFEHFLHPYPTDSEKQMLAQQTGLSRTQVSNWFINSRVRLWKPMVEEIQDLQTQQQTTQSHSHTTMNCTPNATTPSLKSYVNNVGHSSSRNNINNSSGSMALNVNVQNSYEGESSPHSSHSSFSRPIGEGFNFVSTSTGEAVFKNWF